A genomic window from Bradyrhizobium lupini includes:
- a CDS encoding carbamoyltransferase C-terminal domain-containing protein produces the protein MDKIGARFELLDDPVSRCEEFRPFCPSVLCERQAEYSENTFHAPFMVVTFPVNQNVADTMPAVVHVDNTARIQSVHADSNPLYDRLIGEFAEATLLPVLINTSLNINEQSTMNAPLEALHTYFLHGLDVLYLGNYRLTIAGG, from the coding sequence GTGGACAAGATCGGCGCGCGGTTCGAGTTGCTCGACGATCCCGTGTCGCGCTGCGAGGAGTTTCGCCCGTTCTGCCCGTCGGTGTTGTGCGAGCGCCAGGCCGAATATTCTGAAAACACCTTCCACGCGCCCTTCATGGTAGTGACGTTTCCGGTCAACCAGAATGTCGCCGACACGATGCCTGCGGTGGTTCATGTCGACAACACCGCGCGAATCCAGAGCGTCCATGCGGACAGCAATCCTCTCTACGACCGATTAATCGGCGAGTTCGCGGAAGCCACGTTGCTGCCCGTCCTGATCAACACGAGCCTCAACATTAACGAGCAGTCGACCATGAATGCGCCCCTGGAGGCGCTTCATACGTATTTTCTGCACGGTCTGGACGTGTTGTATCTCGGCAACTATCGGCTGACCATAGCGGGCGGCTAA
- a CDS encoding MBOAT family protein, whose protein sequence is MLFNSTKFLFVFFPIVFLVFFVLGRIGLRTMASTWLFTVSLVFYGWDDPKFLIPLISASIVFNYLMGRAISSTHSKAVLGAGIAIDLGLLAYFKYANFLAENLASLGAPALHVALPIGISFFTFTQIAFLVDCYRDEASEYNPVHYGLFVSYFPHLIAGPILHHKEMMPQFARPETYTLNTAALVTGLCWFAAGLFKKVVLADGIEPFASAVFGAADHGQIPGFGLAWQAALAYTLQLYFDFSGYSDMAIGLALMFGIVFPANFNSPYKATSLIDFWRRWHMTLSRFLRDYLYISLGGNRHGPLRRYLNLFVTMLLGGLWHGAAWTFVVWGTLHGLGLLFNHAWRSTGLRVPALISWTLVLIFVIFAWVPFRATTLASAAELWTSMLGFNGGGTATSMLGWTWIAALAVIALMAPNTSEIFTRRGDLVPDIGEISRPSLGWAALGGVAFGASLAAILGGQPTAFLYFRF, encoded by the coding sequence ATGCTGTTCAACTCAACGAAGTTTCTTTTTGTCTTCTTCCCAATCGTCTTCTTAGTCTTCTTCGTACTCGGGAGAATTGGACTGCGCACCATGGCGTCAACCTGGTTATTCACGGTCTCGCTCGTCTTTTATGGCTGGGACGATCCGAAATTCCTGATACCGCTAATCTCCGCCTCAATCGTCTTCAACTACCTGATGGGCCGCGCGATTTCTTCAACCCATAGCAAAGCGGTTCTGGGCGCCGGGATTGCCATCGATCTCGGCCTGCTGGCCTACTTCAAATACGCCAACTTCCTCGCCGAGAACCTCGCTTCCCTTGGCGCGCCTGCGCTGCATGTGGCGTTACCGATCGGCATCTCGTTCTTCACTTTCACGCAGATCGCGTTTCTCGTGGATTGCTATCGCGACGAGGCAAGCGAGTATAATCCTGTTCATTACGGATTGTTCGTATCGTATTTTCCCCATTTGATCGCCGGCCCGATCCTGCACCACAAAGAAATGATGCCTCAGTTTGCGCGGCCAGAAACCTACACGCTCAACACAGCCGCACTCGTGACCGGCCTCTGCTGGTTCGCGGCCGGGCTGTTCAAAAAGGTCGTTCTCGCCGACGGCATCGAGCCTTTCGCAAGCGCGGTCTTCGGCGCCGCCGATCACGGGCAGATCCCCGGCTTCGGCCTGGCGTGGCAGGCGGCGCTGGCCTACACGCTCCAGCTCTATTTCGACTTTTCGGGCTACTCCGACATGGCAATCGGACTCGCGCTGATGTTTGGGATTGTGTTCCCCGCCAATTTCAACAGTCCCTACAAAGCGACTTCGCTGATCGACTTCTGGCGCCGCTGGCACATGACCCTTTCGCGCTTCCTGCGCGACTACCTTTACATATCGTTGGGCGGCAATCGACACGGCCCGCTTCGACGCTATCTCAACCTGTTTGTCACAATGCTGCTCGGCGGCCTCTGGCACGGCGCCGCCTGGACCTTCGTCGTCTGGGGTACGCTGCACGGCCTCGGCCTGCTGTTCAACCACGCTTGGCGCTCGACGGGCTTGCGGGTTCCCGCACTCATCTCGTGGACGCTCGTGCTGATCTTCGTCATTTTCGCGTGGGTACCGTTCCGCGCCACGACCCTCGCTTCTGCAGCCGAACTCTGGACATCCATGCTAGGCTTCAACGGTGGCGGTACGGCAACCAGCATGCTCGGTTGGACTTGGATTGCTGCGCTTGCGGTGATCGCGCTTATGGCTCCCAACACCAGCGAAATCTTCACCCGAAGGGGAGATCTCGTTCCCGACATAGGAGAGATCTCGAGGCCGTCGCTCGGATGGGCTGCACTCGGCGGTGTCGCCTTCGGCGCGAGCCTGGCCGCCATTCTCGGCGGGCAGCCGACGGCATTTCTGTATTTCCGTTTCTGA
- a CDS encoding ERF family protein, translated as MHQASEHIGAIAAALARAQAELTNPEKTLTAQIRSPFLRDDDRTFRYASLASGLDIVRKTLSQQEIAAIQSTRVEASTGHIHLTTLLAHSSGEWISSEWPVCAARDIEAPHRMGAALTYARRYALFALVGIAGEDDLDAPDAAAGPPAPANLKASPGKGALNRAPVLRPGESAALREQLLRQLEALPASTDLLSWAMASLPLKNSLQEPDARDVEAAYQAKLEDAGRAQAEQTADLNGTPSLPAAPAADAETALQPALPEAGLAHPKEPSRKRSKTHLLFVRGQPCLVCRQTPCDAHHLKFAQARALGRKVSDEFAVPLCRAHHQELHQHGNERAWWANLQIAPLPVAQELWAASPVHDPANVAVGAASLAANVDSEAAG; from the coding sequence ATGCACCAGGCCAGTGAGCACATCGGGGCGATCGCGGCGGCGCTGGCCCGCGCCCAAGCCGAACTGACCAACCCGGAAAAGACCCTGACCGCGCAGATCCGCTCGCCGTTCCTGCGCGATGACGACCGCACCTTTCGTTATGCCTCGCTGGCGAGCGGCCTCGACATCGTGCGCAAGACCTTGAGCCAGCAGGAGATCGCCGCCATCCAGAGCACCCGGGTCGAGGCCAGCACCGGCCACATTCACCTCACCACCCTGCTCGCCCATTCCTCCGGCGAGTGGATCTCCTCGGAGTGGCCGGTCTGCGCCGCACGGGACATCGAGGCGCCGCACCGCATGGGCGCGGCGCTCACCTACGCCCGACGCTATGCCCTGTTCGCGCTGGTCGGGATTGCCGGCGAGGATGATCTTGACGCCCCGGATGCGGCCGCTGGTCCCCCCGCACCAGCTAACCTCAAAGCCTCGCCCGGCAAGGGCGCTCTCAACCGTGCCCCGGTGCTGCGGCCGGGCGAGTCCGCCGCACTCCGGGAGCAGCTATTGCGCCAGCTCGAAGCGCTGCCCGCCAGCACCGATCTGCTCAGCTGGGCCATGGCGAGCCTCCCGCTCAAGAACAGCCTGCAGGAGCCGGATGCCCGGGACGTCGAGGCAGCTTATCAGGCCAAGCTTGAGGACGCTGGCCGTGCTCAGGCCGAGCAGACGGCCGACCTGAATGGCACGCCAAGCCTGCCAGCAGCGCCTGCTGCTGACGCCGAGACCGCGCTGCAGCCAGCGCTACCCGAGGCCGGGCTCGCCCATCCCAAGGAGCCGTCCCGCAAACGCAGCAAGACGCACCTGTTGTTTGTTAGGGGGCAGCCCTGCCTGGTGTGCCGGCAAACCCCTTGCGATGCCCATCATCTGAAATTCGCTCAAGCTCGGGCGCTCGGCCGCAAGGTCAGCGATGAGTTCGCTGTCCCCCTGTGCCGCGCGCATCACCAGGAGCTGCATCAGCACGGCAATGAACGGGCGTGGTGGGCGAACCTGCAGATCGCGCCGCTGCCGGTGGCGCAGGAGTTGTGGGCGGCAAGCCCCGTCCACGATCCCGCCAACGTCGCCGTCGGCGCCGCGTCGCTTGCGGCAAACGTGGATTCGGAGGCCGCCGGATGA
- a CDS encoding DUF5681 domain-containing protein: MTKRKSGNYEVGYGKPPRERRFKPGRSGNPRGRPKKCPTMLELFAHELKRTRTIVEDGQRLRIQTDKILVKRIVDLALKANVWALRTSMAVIEQVREIEGAKLERDCHAMTTEELITYYNRLREIRPADHARIKKIKGSFP; encoded by the coding sequence ATGACCAAGCGCAAATCCGGAAACTATGAGGTTGGCTACGGAAAACCTCCGAGAGAGCGACGCTTCAAGCCCGGTCGGTCCGGCAATCCCCGCGGCAGGCCGAAAAAATGTCCGACTATGCTCGAGCTTTTTGCCCACGAGTTGAAGCGGACGCGAACCATTGTCGAAGACGGCCAACGGCTGCGCATCCAGACGGACAAGATACTGGTCAAGCGAATAGTCGATCTCGCTCTCAAGGCCAATGTGTGGGCCTTGAGGACGAGCATGGCAGTGATAGAGCAGGTTCGCGAAATCGAAGGTGCAAAACTCGAACGCGATTGTCACGCCATGACAACGGAGGAGCTAATCACGTATTACAATCGACTGCGGGAGATAAGGCCGGCAGACCACGCCCGCATCAAGAAGATCAAGGGTTCTTTTCCGTAA
- a CDS encoding DNA modification methylase, which translates to MITPIVVDSSGVIVAGLIWYLGALQLGLPELPVIRLTHLTPEKLELYRIAEQRLNELAPWDDRAVAETFRELSQLDLGFSLEVTGFSQGEIDFRIENLESLQVEPSPDPADIVPAVLPTKVSAVNDLWQAGHHRILRGSALQADSFSALMAGERARAVITDPPFNVPIQGHVSGKGRIRHREFAMASGEMCSEKFTGFLSGFFRRAIEHLAPGALLYLFMDWRHSAEILAAATEIGLELKNICAWVKSNAGMGSFYRSQHEFVFVFKYGKASHRNNVELGRHGRFRTNVWQYPGCNSFERKGEEGNLLALHPTVKPVQLLADAILDCTERNDIVLDNFLGSGSTLLAAERVGRRAFATELDPLYVDVAIRRWQRHTGQKAVHVKTGRLFDEMAADPKREGVE; encoded by the coding sequence TTGATCACGCCCATTGTCGTCGATTCTTCCGGCGTCATCGTGGCCGGCCTGATCTGGTACCTTGGCGCGCTCCAGCTCGGGTTGCCTGAACTCCCCGTCATCCGGCTGACGCACCTCACCCCCGAAAAACTCGAACTCTACCGCATTGCTGAGCAGCGACTAAATGAGCTCGCCCCTTGGGACGACCGCGCCGTCGCGGAGACCTTCAGGGAGCTCTCCCAGCTCGACCTTGGGTTCAGTCTGGAAGTCACAGGCTTTTCCCAAGGAGAGATCGATTTTCGGATCGAGAACCTCGAATCTTTGCAGGTTGAGCCGTCGCCTGACCCCGCCGATATCGTTCCTGCGGTTCTTCCAACCAAGGTTTCGGCCGTTAACGACCTTTGGCAAGCAGGTCACCATCGGATCCTGCGCGGGAGCGCGCTGCAGGCTGATTCATTCTCCGCCCTAATGGCAGGCGAGCGGGCCCGGGCCGTGATCACGGATCCGCCGTTCAACGTTCCAATTCAAGGGCACGTCTCCGGCAAGGGACGCATTCGCCACCGCGAATTTGCGATGGCATCCGGCGAAATGTGCAGTGAGAAGTTCACCGGTTTCCTGAGCGGCTTTTTTCGTCGTGCGATAGAGCACCTTGCGCCGGGCGCCCTACTCTATCTGTTTATGGATTGGCGTCACTCCGCTGAGATTCTTGCCGCCGCTACGGAAATTGGACTCGAACTCAAGAACATATGCGCGTGGGTGAAATCGAACGCTGGTATGGGATCATTCTATCGCAGCCAGCACGAATTCGTCTTTGTCTTCAAGTACGGCAAAGCGTCCCATCGCAATAACGTAGAGTTGGGTCGACATGGTCGATTCAGAACCAACGTCTGGCAATATCCGGGGTGCAATAGCTTCGAGCGCAAAGGCGAAGAAGGCAACCTGCTTGCCTTGCATCCAACTGTAAAGCCGGTTCAGTTGCTTGCTGACGCAATTCTCGACTGCACTGAACGCAATGACATTGTTTTGGACAACTTCCTGGGCAGCGGTTCGACCTTGCTGGCGGCCGAACGGGTCGGCCGGCGCGCTTTTGCGACGGAGCTAGACCCGCTTTACGTCGACGTCGCGATCAGGCGCTGGCAGCGCCACACCGGCCAAAAGGCGGTTCACGTCAAAACCGGGCGCCTATTCGACGAAATGGCTGCAGATCCGAAGCGGGAGGGGGTGGAATGA
- a CDS encoding phenylacetate--CoA ligase family protein encodes MTAHYDALETREQAAREADLFSRLPGVLRSAMTAPAYADRLKGVDPAAVTSRAALAGLPVLRKSELPALHKASTPFGGFVAAAPGSFARLFTSPGPIFEPEGRQADPWRGARALFAAGFRPDDIVLNTFSYHLTPGGFIFDASARALGCAVIPAGPGNTEQQFELIEAYRPVGYSGTPDFLKILLDAAASSGRDVSSIKRALVSGAAFPPSLQAEIKARGIDVYQAFGTADLGIIAFETSARDGMVVNEDLIMEIVKPGTGDAVAPGDVGEIVVTSLDPHHPWIRLALGDLTAALPGTSPCGRTNMRIKGWMGRADQTTKVKGMFVRPEQVAEIGKRHSALGRLRLVVTRQGEADAMTLKAETAAANDALRDEIAGTLRAVTKLGGEVELVRPGALPNDGKVIADER; translated from the coding sequence ATGACCGCCCATTACGACGCCCTCGAGACGCGCGAACAAGCCGCGCGCGAGGCCGATCTGTTCTCCCGCCTGCCAGGCGTGCTGCGCTCTGCGATGACCGCGCCCGCCTATGCCGATCGGTTGAAAGGCGTCGATCCGGCCGCCGTGACCTCCAGGGCGGCCCTGGCGGGCCTGCCGGTGCTGCGCAAGTCGGAACTACCGGCCCTGCACAAGGCCTCCACGCCTTTTGGAGGGTTCGTCGCGGCGGCGCCCGGCTCGTTCGCCCGCCTCTTCACCTCCCCCGGGCCGATTTTCGAGCCGGAGGGGCGGCAGGCTGACCCCTGGCGCGGCGCACGGGCGCTGTTCGCGGCCGGGTTCCGGCCCGATGACATCGTGCTCAACACCTTCAGCTACCATCTCACCCCCGGCGGCTTCATCTTCGATGCGTCGGCCCGCGCGCTCGGTTGCGCCGTGATCCCGGCTGGTCCAGGGAATACCGAGCAGCAATTCGAGCTGATCGAGGCCTACCGTCCCGTCGGCTACAGCGGCACGCCGGACTTCCTGAAGATCTTGCTTGATGCTGCCGCAAGCTCGGGCCGCGACGTCTCCTCGATCAAGCGCGCGCTGGTCTCGGGCGCAGCCTTCCCGCCCTCGCTCCAGGCCGAGATCAAGGCGCGCGGCATCGACGTCTACCAGGCCTTCGGCACCGCCGATCTCGGCATTATCGCCTTCGAGACCAGCGCGCGCGACGGTATGGTCGTGAACGAGGATCTCATCATGGAGATCGTCAAGCCCGGCACCGGCGATGCCGTGGCGCCCGGTGACGTCGGCGAGATCGTCGTGACCTCACTCGACCCGCACCATCCCTGGATCCGGCTCGCTCTCGGCGACCTCACCGCGGCACTGCCGGGGACCAGCCCCTGCGGGCGCACCAATATGCGCATCAAGGGCTGGATGGGCCGCGCCGACCAGACCACCAAGGTCAAGGGCATGTTCGTCCGCCCCGAGCAGGTCGCCGAGATCGGCAAGCGCCATTCCGCGCTCGGAAGATTACGCCTCGTCGTCACGCGCCAAGGCGAGGCCGATGCAATGACGCTGAAAGCGGAGACGGCGGCCGCGAACGATGCGTTGCGCGACGAGATTGCAGGCACCTTGCGCGCCGTGACGAAACTCGGAGGCGAGGTTGAACTGGTGAGGCCCGGCGCGCTGCCGAACGACGGCAAGGTGATCGCGGACGAGCGCTAA
- a CDS encoding AGE family epimerase/isomerase — translation MADEGISAADEAADVVARLKRRMIDEALPLWSTVGWDHGAGGFIDRLHRDGTADSAAPRRVFVQARQIWCYAKAAQMGWYPEGRAIALKGLEHLLAKAKAPDGRPGYVHRLTPEGAVLDGRRDAYDHAFILFALAAVYALDQDAQIRAEVDALLAFLDGHLRSPHGGVHEGLPVSLPRRQNPHMHLFEAMIACFDATHDLSFQNRAGEFFALFLANLYDKRTRALGEYFEEDWSKIAPVSVEPGHQAEWVWLLKGFERITGCPTGQRRAELLETALRYRDEATGCLIDEGDDAGNIRRTTRRLWPQTEIAKAWIAQAESGEAGAAEEARMALARLERHYLSHPVRGGWYDQFERDGKSLIDTIPASSFYHVLCAVTEAEQVLEG, via the coding sequence ATGGCGGACGAGGGAATCAGTGCGGCGGACGAGGCGGCGGACGTCGTTGCGCGCCTGAAGCGCCGCATGATCGACGAGGCGCTGCCGCTGTGGTCGACGGTCGGCTGGGACCATGGCGCGGGTGGTTTCATCGATCGGCTGCACCGCGACGGCACGGCGGACAGCGCCGCGCCGCGCCGGGTGTTCGTGCAGGCCCGCCAGATCTGGTGCTACGCCAAGGCTGCGCAGATGGGCTGGTACCCTGAGGGGCGCGCCATCGCACTGAAGGGGCTCGAGCATCTGCTCGCCAAAGCAAAGGCGCCCGACGGCCGGCCCGGCTACGTGCACCGGCTGACGCCGGAGGGCGCGGTGCTGGACGGCCGGCGCGACGCCTACGACCACGCCTTCATCCTGTTTGCGCTCGCGGCCGTCTATGCGCTCGACCAGGACGCGCAAATTCGCGCCGAGGTCGACGCGCTGCTCGCCTTCCTCGACGGCCATCTGCGCTCGCCGCACGGCGGCGTCCACGAAGGCCTTCCGGTCTCGCTGCCGCGCCGGCAGAACCCGCACATGCATCTGTTCGAGGCGATGATCGCGTGCTTCGACGCGACCCACGATTTGTCGTTCCAGAACCGTGCCGGCGAGTTCTTCGCGCTGTTCCTCGCCAATCTCTACGACAAGCGGACGCGCGCGCTCGGCGAATATTTCGAAGAGGACTGGTCGAAGATCGCGCCAGTCAGCGTCGAGCCCGGCCACCAGGCGGAATGGGTCTGGTTGCTGAAGGGCTTCGAACGCATCACGGGCTGCCCGACCGGACAGCGGCGCGCCGAGCTGCTGGAAACCGCGCTGCGCTATCGCGACGAGGCCACCGGCTGCCTGATCGACGAGGGTGACGACGCCGGCAACATTCGCCGCACTACGCGCCGGCTGTGGCCACAGACCGAGATTGCGAAGGCGTGGATCGCGCAGGCTGAATCCGGCGAGGCGGGCGCGGCGGAGGAGGCGCGCATGGCGCTGGCGCGGCTCGAACGCCATTATCTCAGCCATCCCGTGCGGGGCGGCTGGTATGACCAGTTCGAGCGCGACGGCAAATCGCTGATCGACACCATTCCTGCGTCGTCGTTCTATCATGTTCTCTGCGCAGTCACGGAAGCGGAACAGGTATTGGAAGGTTAG
- a CDS encoding ABC transporter ATP-binding protein has product MTEIHEAAARPSPGAVPAPPLLAVRNIEVVYDDVILVLRGLSLDVPKGAIVALLGANGAGKSTTLKAISGLLKTEDGEVTRGEILFEGERINGIDPDKIVRRGIFQVMEGRRIVADMTSLENLKLGAFTRRDREVGADLDMVFNYFPRLKERTGLAGYLSGGEQQMLAIGRALMARPKMILMDEPSMGLSPLLVKEVFSIIHKINRDLGVTILLVEQNARAALSVASHGYIMEQGKVVLDGTADELRDNEDVKEFYLGGAGDQRKSFKNLKSFKRRKRWL; this is encoded by the coding sequence ATGACCGAAATTCATGAAGCAGCTGCTCGTCCCTCCCCAGGCGCTGTACCCGCGCCGCCTCTCCTCGCCGTGCGCAACATCGAGGTCGTCTATGACGATGTCATCCTGGTGCTGCGCGGTCTCAGCCTCGACGTGCCCAAGGGCGCGATCGTGGCGCTGCTCGGCGCCAACGGCGCCGGCAAGTCGACGACGCTGAAGGCGATCTCCGGGCTGCTCAAGACCGAGGACGGCGAAGTCACGCGTGGCGAGATCCTGTTCGAGGGCGAGCGCATCAACGGCATCGATCCCGATAAGATCGTTCGTCGCGGCATCTTCCAGGTGATGGAGGGCAGGCGCATCGTCGCCGACATGACCTCGCTGGAAAATCTCAAGCTCGGCGCCTTCACCCGCAGGGACCGCGAGGTTGGCGCCGATCTCGACATGGTCTTCAACTATTTCCCGCGCCTGAAGGAGCGCACCGGACTGGCTGGTTATCTTTCCGGCGGCGAGCAGCAGATGCTCGCGATCGGCCGCGCGCTGATGGCGCGCCCGAAGATGATCCTGATGGACGAACCGTCGATGGGTCTGTCGCCGCTGCTGGTGAAAGAGGTGTTCTCGATCATCCACAAGATCAATCGTGACCTCGGCGTCACCATTCTCCTGGTCGAGCAGAACGCCCGCGCTGCGCTGTCGGTGGCAAGCCACGGCTACATCATGGAGCAGGGCAAGGTCGTGCTCGACGGCACCGCGGACGAATTGCGCGACAACGAGGACGTCAAGGAATTCTATCTCGGCGGCGCTGGCGACCAGCGCAAGAGCTTCAAGAACCTCAAGAGCTTCAAGCGGCGCAAGCGCTGGCTCTAA
- a CDS encoding ABC transporter substrate-binding protein, whose translation MKTKSLLSTASLALAIAAFSASAQAQIAIGHLADYSGGTSDVGTPYGQAVADTFAWVNKNGGVGGKQLNVDTNDYGYQVPRAIALYKKWSAPDSKVAAIMGWGTADTEALTGFLAQDKIPDMSGSYAAALTDPEGISGKAKPAPYNFFYGPSYSDSLRAMLMWAAEDWKAKGKSGKPKFVHMGANHPYPNAPKAAGEAMAQELGFEVLPPLVFALAPGDYSAQCLSLKSSGANYAYLGNTAASNISVMKACKTAGVDIQFMGNVWGMDENAAKTAGDAADGVIFPLRTAVSWGGDAPGMKTVMEISKMSDPTGKVYRPVHYIAAVCSALYMKEAIDWAAKNGGATGENVAKGFYQKKDWVPAGMEGVCNPSTWTDKDHRGTLKVDLYRTKIAGATDGDLNDLMAKGAIKLEKVKTVELPRKPELLGW comes from the coding sequence TGAAGACAAAATCCCTTTTGAGCACCGCGTCGCTGGCGCTGGCGATCGCCGCATTCTCGGCAAGCGCGCAGGCGCAGATCGCGATCGGGCACCTCGCCGATTATTCCGGCGGCACCTCCGACGTCGGCACACCCTATGGCCAGGCCGTCGCCGACACCTTCGCCTGGGTCAACAAGAACGGCGGCGTCGGCGGCAAGCAGCTCAATGTCGACACCAACGATTACGGCTACCAGGTGCCGCGCGCGATCGCGCTCTACAAGAAGTGGTCGGCGCCCGACTCCAAGGTCGCGGCCATCATGGGCTGGGGCACGGCAGACACCGAGGCGCTGACCGGCTTCCTCGCCCAGGACAAGATCCCCGACATGTCCGGCTCATATGCCGCCGCGCTCACCGACCCCGAAGGTATCAGCGGCAAGGCCAAGCCCGCGCCGTACAACTTCTTCTACGGCCCGAGCTATTCGGACTCGCTCCGCGCCATGCTGATGTGGGCCGCCGAGGACTGGAAGGCCAAGGGCAAGTCCGGCAAGCCGAAATTCGTCCACATGGGCGCCAACCACCCCTATCCGAACGCACCGAAGGCCGCCGGCGAAGCCATGGCGCAGGAACTCGGTTTCGAGGTGCTACCGCCGCTGGTGTTCGCGCTCGCGCCGGGTGACTACAGCGCGCAGTGCCTGAGCCTGAAATCCTCGGGCGCCAACTACGCCTATCTCGGCAACACCGCCGCCTCCAACATCTCGGTGATGAAGGCCTGCAAGACCGCCGGAGTCGACATCCAGTTCATGGGCAATGTCTGGGGCATGGACGAGAACGCCGCCAAGACCGCCGGCGATGCCGCCGACGGCGTGATCTTTCCGCTGCGCACCGCTGTGAGCTGGGGCGGCGATGCGCCCGGCATGAAGACGGTCATGGAGATCTCGAAGATGTCCGACCCGACCGGCAAGGTCTATCGGCCCGTGCACTACATCGCGGCGGTGTGCTCGGCGCTCTACATGAAGGAGGCGATCGATTGGGCCGCCAAGAACGGCGGCGCCACCGGCGAGAACGTCGCCAAGGGCTTCTACCAGAAGAAGGACTGGGTGCCGGCCGGCATGGAAGGCGTCTGCAATCCCTCGACCTGGACCGACAAGGACCACCGCGGCACGCTGAAGGTCGACCTCTACCGCACCAAGATTGCGGGCGCGACCGACGGCGACCTCAACGACCTCATGGCCAAGGGCGCGATCAAACTCGAGAAGGTCAAGACGGTCGAGCTGCCGCGCAAGCCGGAATTGCTGGGCTGGTGA